The following are encoded together in the Vibrio splendidus genome:
- the ebgA gene encoding beta-galactosidase subunit alpha has product MNNWENFLNLHENRMAPRAYFFSYASEKNAKTFQRELSSHFQLLSGQWNFSYFTNPLLVPEEFYSQEMSDWGHITVPNMWQMEGHGDLQYTDEGFPFPIDVPFVPSDNPTGAYQRSFFLGESWDEKQTIIKFDGVETYFEVYVNGEYVGFSKGSRLTAEFDISSHVKAGNNLLSIRVMQWADSTYIEDQDMWWTGGIFRDVYLVGKEQLHVQDVTVRTDFDDAYQSATLSCNVELENLAAAVNATLEYALLDGSQVISQGSVDSLAVPNHKTDGNVDTQFSIDVVNPVQWNAENPYLYQLLLTLKDADGKVLEVIPQRVGFRDIKVRDGLFYINNKYVMLHGVNRHDNDHLKGRAVGMDRVEKDLVLMKQHNINSVRTAHYPNDPRFYELCDIYGLFVMGETDVETHGFANVGDLSRITNDAAWEAVFVERIERHIHAQKNHPSIIMWSLGNESGYGCNIRSMYDAAKAIDDTRLVHYEEDRDAEVVDIISTMYSRAQLMNAFGEFPHEKPRIICEYAHAMGNGPGGLTEYQNVFYKHDAIQGHYVWEWCDHGILARDEAGTEFYKYGGDYGDYPNNYNFCMDGLIYPDQTPGPGLKEYKQVIAPVKLRDFDAQTGTFTVDNKLWFSNIDDYTITAEIRAEGETIAVQHIKIEELAENSSRELTLNLPELDEREVFVNFTVRKDSRTSYSEANHDIAVYQFQVKENTAQLDAFTNNNATALNVEESRLAYLIKGHNFALNFSKVNGKLTSWLVNGEELIKSEPKLNFFKPMIDNHKQEHDGYWEPAHLQIMQEHFRTLNVEQVNDKVEITTTSIVAPPVFDFGMRCEYRYQISAEGQLNVELSGERYGDYPHVIPVIGFDMGINGDFDQVQYYGRGPEENYQDSKQANMIDVYQSTVADMFENYPFPQNNGNRQHVRWAALSSRAGNGIAVKPQQEINFSAWFYTSQNLHQAQHTIELEKSGYITLNLDHQVMGLGSNSWGSEVLDSYRVYMDEFRYGLTLIPFQAGDCDAQHLINHNFGDEFFTANPPKAQPQQNEA; this is encoded by the coding sequence GTGAACAACTGGGAAAACTTCCTGAACTTACATGAGAACCGTATGGCACCGCGTGCATACTTCTTCTCATACGCATCAGAAAAGAATGCAAAAACGTTTCAGCGTGAACTTAGCAGCCACTTCCAACTATTGAGTGGCCAATGGAATTTCAGCTATTTCACCAATCCACTATTGGTTCCTGAAGAGTTCTACTCTCAAGAAATGAGCGACTGGGGCCACATTACGGTTCCAAACATGTGGCAAATGGAAGGCCACGGCGATCTTCAATACACAGATGAAGGTTTCCCATTCCCAATTGATGTGCCTTTCGTACCATCAGACAACCCAACCGGTGCATACCAACGCTCTTTCTTCCTTGGCGAAAGCTGGGACGAGAAACAAACCATCATCAAATTTGATGGCGTTGAAACTTATTTCGAAGTTTACGTAAACGGCGAATACGTCGGTTTCAGCAAAGGCAGCCGCCTCACCGCTGAGTTCGATATATCTAGCCACGTGAAAGCAGGCAACAACCTACTTTCTATTCGCGTGATGCAATGGGCCGACTCAACCTACATTGAAGACCAAGACATGTGGTGGACGGGCGGTATCTTCCGTGACGTTTACCTAGTGGGCAAAGAACAGCTGCACGTGCAAGACGTTACCGTTCGCACTGACTTCGACGACGCTTACCAAAGCGCTACTCTGTCGTGCAACGTGGAACTAGAAAACCTAGCAGCAGCGGTAAACGCAACCCTTGAGTACGCATTGCTTGATGGCAGCCAAGTTATCTCGCAAGGCTCTGTAGATAGCTTAGCCGTCCCTAATCATAAGACTGATGGCAATGTAGATACTCAATTCTCTATTGATGTCGTTAACCCTGTTCAATGGAACGCTGAAAACCCTTACCTATACCAACTGTTGCTTACGCTGAAAGACGCTGACGGCAAGGTGTTGGAAGTGATTCCACAACGCGTTGGTTTCCGTGATATTAAAGTTCGCGATGGTCTGTTCTACATCAACAACAAGTACGTGATGCTGCACGGTGTGAACCGTCACGACAACGACCACCTGAAAGGTCGTGCTGTTGGCATGGATCGCGTCGAGAAAGACTTAGTACTGATGAAGCAACACAACATCAACTCAGTACGTACAGCGCACTACCCGAACGACCCACGCTTCTACGAACTGTGTGATATCTACGGCCTATTCGTGATGGGCGAAACTGATGTCGAAACACACGGTTTTGCCAACGTTGGCGACCTAAGCCGCATCACTAACGATGCTGCATGGGAAGCGGTGTTTGTTGAACGTATCGAACGTCATATTCACGCTCAAAAGAACCACCCTTCTATCATCATGTGGTCACTGGGTAACGAGTCTGGCTACGGTTGCAACATCCGTTCTATGTACGATGCAGCAAAAGCGATTGATGACACCCGTCTAGTTCACTATGAAGAAGACCGCGATGCTGAAGTGGTCGACATTATTTCGACCATGTACTCACGTGCTCAACTGATGAATGCCTTCGGTGAATTCCCACACGAAAAGCCACGCATCATCTGCGAATACGCACACGCAATGGGTAACGGCCCAGGCGGTTTAACCGAATACCAAAACGTGTTCTACAAGCATGATGCCATTCAAGGTCACTACGTTTGGGAATGGTGTGATCACGGTATTCTGGCGCGTGATGAAGCAGGCACAGAGTTCTACAAGTACGGCGGTGACTACGGTGACTACCCGAATAACTACAACTTCTGCATGGATGGTTTGATCTACCCAGACCAAACTCCAGGCCCAGGCTTGAAAGAGTACAAGCAAGTGATTGCCCCAGTGAAGCTTCGCGATTTCGATGCACAAACGGGCACCTTCACAGTAGACAACAAGCTTTGGTTCTCAAACATTGATGATTACACCATCACTGCGGAAATCCGCGCTGAGGGTGAAACCATTGCGGTACAGCACATCAAGATTGAAGAGCTGGCTGAGAACTCTAGCCGTGAACTGACGCTTAATTTGCCAGAGCTTGATGAGCGTGAAGTGTTTGTGAACTTTACAGTTCGTAAGGATTCTCGTACTTCATACAGCGAAGCGAACCACGACATTGCGGTTTATCAGTTCCAAGTGAAAGAGAACACTGCACAACTTGACGCCTTCACTAACAATAATGCGACAGCACTGAATGTTGAAGAATCTCGCTTAGCCTACCTAATCAAAGGCCACAACTTTGCTCTGAACTTCTCGAAAGTGAACGGCAAACTGACGTCATGGTTAGTGAATGGCGAGGAACTGATTAAGTCTGAGCCTAAGCTGAACTTCTTCAAGCCAATGATTGATAACCATAAGCAAGAGCACGATGGTTACTGGGAGCCTGCACACCTACAGATCATGCAAGAGCACTTCCGCACGCTAAACGTTGAGCAAGTTAACGACAAGGTAGAGATCACCACCACCAGCATCGTTGCTCCACCAGTATTTGATTTCGGCATGCGTTGTGAGTATCGCTACCAAATCAGTGCTGAAGGTCAACTGAACGTTGAGCTAAGTGGCGAACGTTACGGTGATTACCCTCACGTGATTCCAGTGATTGGTTTCGACATGGGCATTAACGGCGACTTCGACCAAGTTCAATACTACGGCCGCGGTCCTGAAGAGAACTACCAAGACAGCAAGCAAGCCAACATGATTGATGTTTACCAATCAACCGTGGCTGACATGTTCGAGAACTACCCGTTCCCACAAAACAACGGCAACCGCCAACACGTTCGTTGGGCTGCGCTTTCAAGCCGCGCGGGTAATGGTATTGCAGTAAAACCACAGCAAGAAATCAACTTCAGCGCATGGTTCTACACCAGCCAAAACCTTCACCAAGCACAACACACCATTGAGCTAGAGAAGAGCGGTTACATCACGCTAAACCTAGACCACCAAGTGATGGGCTTAGGCTCAAATTCTTGGGGCAGCGAAGTGCTCGACTCTTACCGAGTTTACATGGACGAGTTCCGCTACGGCTTAACTCTGATTCCATTCCAAGCAGGCGATTGCGACGCGCAGCACCTAATCAATCACAACTTTGGCGATGAGTTTTTTACGGCGAATCCACCGAAAGCTCAACCACAACAGAACGAGGCATAA
- a CDS encoding amino acid permease: MSESVRGKLGKFALLSMTFAAVFNVRNIVNNNIELGLSSAPIFLLATLIYFIPFVFIIAEFVSANKNSESGMYDWLKQPLGSKAAYLGSFLYWFVNLFWFVSLLPNVIAYASYAMLGYEYAFSPIVTSAISIGLFAAATHISTKGASWLGKIAEIVAYGVFALFAVYVIGAMMALGGNHEPVEPITLEAMTPTINWATLGIMCWIFQAAGGAETAAAYLNDVKGGHKSFIKVIISAGIAIGIMYAVGSLLVNVFVARDELTYAGGMVEIFTGMANYFDISQSLTGRFVGIILFVAMFGSMMMWTAAPVKIHFSEIPKGVYGEKTTELNEHGVPVRAAWWQFAFVFLMLVVNGFGSESVQDMMNTAINLTAGTAMLPPIFIMVAYFVFRLKHDDTPRDFRMGTRVQGMSVVSVLIGIFVVSMTASAFPTGVDLMQAFFVNVFMTAVFSAIAWWWISRFEKKQAGKDAKLEAAKQS, translated from the coding sequence ATGTCTGAATCTGTACGCGGTAAGTTAGGTAAATTTGCCTTGCTCTCCATGACATTTGCAGCGGTATTTAACGTTCGCAACATTGTAAATAACAACATCGAATTGGGATTGAGTTCTGCTCCTATCTTTTTGCTCGCCACCCTTATTTACTTCATTCCATTCGTGTTCATTATTGCTGAATTCGTATCAGCAAATAAAAACTCTGAGTCAGGCATGTATGACTGGCTTAAACAACCGCTGGGTTCAAAAGCGGCCTACTTAGGTTCATTCCTATATTGGTTCGTGAACCTATTCTGGTTTGTATCATTGCTGCCCAACGTTATCGCATACGCGTCTTACGCGATGCTTGGCTACGAGTACGCCTTCTCTCCGATAGTGACTTCGGCAATATCAATAGGTCTGTTTGCAGCAGCGACACACATCTCGACCAAAGGTGCGAGCTGGTTAGGTAAAATTGCAGAGATCGTGGCATACGGTGTATTTGCACTGTTCGCGGTTTACGTTATCGGTGCAATGATGGCACTCGGTGGTAACCATGAACCGGTAGAGCCAATCACGCTTGAAGCAATGACACCAACCATCAACTGGGCAACACTCGGTATTATGTGTTGGATCTTCCAAGCAGCCGGTGGTGCAGAAACCGCAGCCGCTTACCTAAACGATGTTAAGGGTGGCCATAAGTCTTTCATCAAGGTGATCATCAGCGCGGGTATCGCTATCGGTATCATGTACGCAGTCGGTTCTCTATTAGTGAACGTATTCGTTGCTCGTGACGAACTCACTTATGCTGGCGGCATGGTTGAAATCTTCACTGGTATGGCGAACTACTTCGACATTTCACAATCTCTAACGGGTCGCTTCGTCGGTATCATTCTGTTCGTCGCTATGTTCGGTTCGATGATGATGTGGACAGCAGCGCCAGTAAAAATTCACTTCTCTGAAATCCCTAAAGGTGTTTACGGTGAGAAAACGACTGAGCTTAACGAACACGGCGTGCCTGTTCGCGCAGCATGGTGGCAATTCGCTTTCGTATTCCTAATGCTAGTGGTTAACGGCTTCGGTTCTGAGTCTGTACAAGACATGATGAACACAGCAATCAACCTAACAGCAGGTACCGCAATGTTACCGCCTATCTTCATCATGGTGGCGTACTTTGTATTCCGCTTGAAGCATGACGATACACCACGTGACTTCCGCATGGGTACTCGAGTTCAAGGTATGTCTGTTGTGTCAGTACTTATCGGTATCTTTGTTGTAAGCATGACGGCATCAGCATTCCCAACGGGTGTAGACTTAATGCAAGCGTTCTTCGTCAACGTATTTATGACGGCTGTATTCTCAGCTATCGCTTGGTGGTGGATCTCTCGCTTTGAAAAGAAGCAAGCAGGTAAAGATGCAAAGCTAGAAGCGGCTAAACAATCGTAA
- a CDS encoding beta-galactosidase subunit beta, with protein sequence MIVLDNLEQFKVVYRDGRKWQRCVEAIENIGNIKDGVMYSIGDSLAYMIEDGVARNTESFTGNRRYFDVHYYLEGRETVEFAAKSELEKTQTYSDETDREHLMGNGETRELIEGQVAIFDNSKAYRFHGDNRVRKVVLKVTIEDGYFLNK encoded by the coding sequence ATGATCGTTTTAGACAACCTAGAGCAATTTAAAGTCGTTTACCGCGACGGTCGTAAATGGCAACGCTGTGTAGAAGCGATTGAAAACATCGGCAACATCAAAGATGGCGTGATGTATTCCATTGGTGACTCACTGGCTTACATGATTGAAGACGGTGTGGCTCGAAACACAGAAAGCTTCACTGGTAACCGTCGTTACTTCGACGTGCATTACTACCTAGAAGGTCGTGAAACCGTCGAGTTCGCAGCCAAGTCAGAGCTAGAGAAAACCCAAACTTACAGCGATGAGACTGACCGTGAACACCTAATGGGTAACGGTGAAACTCGTGAACTCATTGAAGGCCAAGTAGCGATCTTTGATAACAGCAAAGCCTACCGATTCCACGGTGATAACCGAGTTCGTAAAGTGGTGCTGAAAGTGACTATCGAAGACGGTTACTTCCTTAATAAGTAA